Proteins from a single region of Candidatus Peregrinibacteria bacterium:
- a CDS encoding DUF4279 domain-containing protein, which translates to MKKIILEKAIEEIKERCFGTTQQYLSVLKIKYENDQPVISKLEIREKEAIVYFEIEKERFFFTVYLDTQPEISVRWIDITPGIRIYLRAISYDRNTDDLISCTKIKPSEVVNMGDQLRYGKGMTSKFHAITIEPDKELAGSFEEKLKNFVNILEKDAKGIIKLTKISEVCIQVVPYYYIGNGCIGGFYFEPQIIKRLGKLNLKIDFDMYVWGEPFR; encoded by the coding sequence ATGAAAAAAATTATCCTAGAAAAAGCAATCGAAGAAATAAAGGAAAGGTGTTTTGGAACTACCCAACAATATCTGTCCGTACTGAAAATTAAATATGAGAACGACCAACCAGTAATCTCGAAACTTGAAATAAGAGAGAAAGAAGCTATTGTTTATTTCGAAATAGAAAAGGAACGATTCTTTTTTACTGTCTACTTAGACACTCAACCAGAAATATCTGTCAGATGGATTGATATTACTCCTGGGATAAGAATTTATCTGAGAGCTATTTCTTATGATAGAAATACTGATGATCTTATCTCTTGCACGAAAATTAAACCCTCAGAAGTTGTGAATATGGGAGACCAATTGCGATATGGAAAAGGAATGACCTCAAAGTTTCATGCTATCACCATTGAACCAGATAAGGAACTTGCTGGCTCATTTGAAGAAAAACTGAAGAATTTTGTAAATATACTTGAAAAAGACGCGAAAGGTATTATAAAACTGACAAAAATATCTGAAGTTTGTATTCAGGTAGTTCCATATTATTATATTGGAAACGGTTGTATTGGCGGATTTTACTTCGAGCCTCAGATTATAAAAAGATTAGGAAAGCTGAACTTAAAAATTGACTTCGATATGTATGTGTGGGGAGAACCTTTCCGATGA